A single region of the Brassica rapa cultivar Chiifu-401-42 chromosome A03, CAAS_Brap_v3.01, whole genome shotgun sequence genome encodes:
- the LOC108868761 gene encoding uncharacterized protein LOC108868761 isoform X2, whose protein sequence is MTTVVPTSEEDPSLAIVRFTSQLAWVDAGPEAAEPQVTRLCREAEESIVAGRWLDLATLMVTSADLVSSKISDKDLECTYTIICSLVKNVSSPEEVLEMVKVIASKVVQQPNDKASLRLKILFNLYNLLDHPNARFQVYMKALELAVSGKVADDIVPSFKKVDSFLKEWNIDIKDQRELFLAIANVLRENKSLAKESLQFVTRYLATFSNEDAQVLSEAKDEAVRAAIDFIKAPSIFQCDLLDMPAVAQLEKDPNSALVYQLLKIFITQRLDAYMEFQNANSEFLQTYVLVEEDCVAKMRLLSLVDLASDESGKIPYASIKNILQVNDEEVELWVVKAISAKLVDCKMDQMNQFVIVSRCVESEFGQTQWQSLRTKLAAWRDNVATQGIMASVPMDIVNDVFLRLPASTLVRCRVLSKPWFSLIDSSDFLASHLKRTLETEEHLMILLQSHRLLRTVYLDGPDKLSDVDHPLQTGNLTKVFGSVNGVIGLTNSPVVLALFNPSTRTIHRLPIEPIDFSERSITREYVFYGLGYDSVSDDYKVVRMVQSKHKGYEGYPLQMEGYPLQMEGYPVETKVFSLKSNSWKRIHLRFEPQIPFMFLYYHVLYRRGNGVLASNSLHWVLPGNPLALSKIIRFDLATDDLSVLSGPLELCHEVMNLGVLDGCLCLICHDYHNIRNGHVDVWILREYGGSWSKFITVPKPETVVSFKFVRPLIYSKDRSKILLEINSGTLMWFDLVDKSFETLQIKGYKGPSNAEILVSSLVLGCKGVSGRAPEKRMLQKGNKSWYAHLCSLVLGCRGDPREKEIMVKGNKRRGGFLSKGFKLKF, encoded by the exons ATGACGACAGTTGTTCCCACCTCTGAAGAGGATCCTTCGCTCGCGATCGTCCGTTTCACTTCCCAGCTTGCCTGGGTCGACGCTGGTCCCGAG GCTGCAGAGCCTCAGGTTACAAGACTATGCAGGGAGGCAGAAGAGTCTATAGTAGCAGGAAGGTGGCTGGATTTGGCAACGTTGATGGTAACTTCAGCTGACTTGGTTTCATCCAAGATCTCTGACAAGG ATCTTGAGTGTACCTACACCATAATTTGCAGCCTTGTCAAGAATGTGAGCAGCCCTGAGGAAGTCCTTGAAATGGTGAAAGTGATCGCTTCTAAGGTTGTTCAACAGCCGAATGACAAAGCTTCATTGCGTTTGAAAAT TCTCTTCAATCTATATAACCTGCTGGACCACCCAAATGCTCGTTTCCAAGTATACATGAAAGCTCTGGAACTGGCTGTTAGCGGGAAGGTGGCAGATGATATAGTGCCTTCCTTTAAGAAGGTTGACAGCTTCTTGAAAGAGTGGAATATTGACATCAAAGATCAGAGGGAACTGTTTCTTGCCATTGCTAATGTGCTTAGAGAAAATAAAAG TTTGGCGAAAGAATCGCTTCAGTTTGTGACAAGATACTTGGCGACTTTCTCAAATGAGGATGCCCAGGTCCTGAGTGAAGCCAAAGACGAAGCTGTACGAGCAGCTATTGATTTTATCAAGGCTCCCAGTATATTTCAG TGTGATTTATTAGACATGCCAGCCGTCGCACAACTGGAGAAGGATCCTAACAGTGCACTAGTTTACCAGCTACTTAAGATCTTTATTACTCAGAGGCTGGACGCATACATGGAATTCCAAAATGCAAATTCAGAATTTCTGCAAACCTATG TTCTTGTTGAGGAAGACTGTGTAGCGAAGATGAGATTGTTGTCACTGGTGGACTTGGCATCAGATGAATCTGGCAAAATACCATATGCCTCTATCAAGAACATTCTACAG GTAAATGACGAGGAGGTTGAGTTGTGGGTGGTTAAGGCAATATCTGCGAAACTGGTTGATTGTAAGATGGATCAGATGAACCAATTTGTAATCGTCAG TCGCTGTGTAGAGAGTGAATTTGGACAAACGCAATGGCAATCTCTTAGAACAAAGCTTGCAGCTTGGCGG GACAATGTTGCGACTCAGGGAATAATGGCGAGTGTTCCGATGGATATCGTCAACGATGTATTCCTCCGTCTTCCGGCTTCTACGCTGGTACGATGTCGCGTCCTCTCGAAGCCTTGGTTCTCTCTTATAGACAGTTCTGACTTCCTAGCGTCGCATCTCAAGCGCACGCTCGAAACCGAAGAGCACCTCATGATCCTGCTGCAATCTCATCGCCTTCTACGTACAGTGTACCTCGACGGGCCGGATAAACTATCAGACGTCGACCATCCTTTGCAAACCGGTAATTTAACGAaggttttcggttcggttaacGGTGTGATCGGTTTAACGAACTCTCCCGTCGTCTTAGCGCTTTTTAATCCGTCAACCCGGACAATCCACCGGTTACCGATTGAGCCTATTGATTTCTCGGAACGTTCCATCACACGCGAGTATGTGTTTTACGGATTAGGTTACGATTCGGTGAGCGACGATTACAAAGTTGTGAGGATGGTTCAGTCTAAGCATAAAGGCTATGAAGGTTATCCTCTCCAAATGGAAGGTTATCCTCTCCAAATGGAAGGTTATCCTGTCGAAACCAAAGTTTTCAGCTTAAAGAGTAATTCGTGGAAGAGAATCCATCTTCGTTTTGAGCCTCAAATTCCTTTCATGTTCTTGTATTACCATGTGCTGTATCGTCGTGGGAATGGTGTTCTTGCTAGCAATAGTCTTCACTGGGTCTTGCCTGGAAACCCTCTCGCCCTCAGCAAGATAATCAGATTTGATCTTGCCACTGATGATCTTAGTGTCCTCAGTGGCCCACTGGAGCTTTGCCATGAAGTTATGAATTTAGGTGTGTTAGACGGCTGCCTTTGTTTGATTTGTCACGACTACCACAACATCAGGAATGGCCATGTGGATGTTTGGATTTTGAGGGAATACGGAGGATCTTGGAGTAAATTCATTACTGTGCCGAAACCAGAGACTGTGGTGTCGTTTAAGTTTGTGAGACCTTTGATTTATTCCAAGGACAGGAGCAAAATTCTCCTGGAGATAAACAGTGGGACGCTCATGTGGTTTGATTTGGTGGATAAGAGTTTTGAAACGCTTCAAATAAAGGGATATAAGGGTCCAAGTAACGCGGAGATCCTTGTGAGCAGCCTTGTTTTGGGATGTAAAGGTGTTTCTGGCAGAGCTCCAGAGAAGAGAATGTTGCAAAAGGGTAACAAAAGTTGGTATGCTCATCTTTGTAGCCTTGTTTTGGGGTGTAGAGGTGATCCTCGAGAAAAGGAAATAATGGTGAAGGGTAACAAAAG GAGAGGTGGTTTTCTGTCCAAGGGATTCAAGCTCAAGTTCTGA
- the LOC108868761 gene encoding uncharacterized protein LOC108868761 isoform X1 encodes MTTVVPTSEEDPSLAIVRFTSQLAWVDAGPEAAEPQVTRLCREAEESIVAGRWLDLATLMVTSADLVSSKISDKDLECTYTIICSLVKNVSSPEEVLEMVKVIASKVVQQPNDKASLRLKILFNLYNLLDHPNARFQVYMKALELAVSGKVADDIVPSFKKVDSFLKEWNIDIKDQRELFLAIANVLRENKSLAKESLQFVTRYLATFSNEDAQVLSEAKDEAVRAAIDFIKAPSIFQCDLLDMPAVAQLEKDPNSALVYQLLKIFITQRLDAYMEFQNANSEFLQTYVLVEEDCVAKMRLLSLVDLASDESGKIPYASIKNILQVNDEEVELWVVKAISAKLVDCKMDQMNQFVIVSRCVESEFGQTQWQSLRTKLAAWRDNVATQGIMASVPMDIVNDVFLRLPASTLVRCRVLSKPWFSLIDSSDFLASHLKRTLETEEHLMILLQSHRLLRTVYLDGPDKLSDVDHPLQTGNLTKVFGSVNGVIGLTNSPVVLALFNPSTRTIHRLPIEPIDFSERSITREYVFYGLGYDSVSDDYKVVRMVQSKHKGYEGYPLQMEGYPLQMEGYPVETKVFSLKSNSWKRIHLRFEPQIPFMFLYYHVLYRRGNGVLASNSLHWVLPGNPLALSKIIRFDLATDDLSVLSGPLELCHEVMNLGVLDGCLCLICHDYHNIRNGHVDVWILREYGGSWSKFITVPKPETVVSFKFVRPLIYSKDRSKILLEINSGTLMWFDLVDKSFETLQIKGYKGPSNAEILVSSLVLGCKGVSGRAPEKRMLQKGNKSWYAHLCSLVLGCRGDPREKEIMVKGNKRGDGFLSKGFKLKF; translated from the exons ATGACGACAGTTGTTCCCACCTCTGAAGAGGATCCTTCGCTCGCGATCGTCCGTTTCACTTCCCAGCTTGCCTGGGTCGACGCTGGTCCCGAG GCTGCAGAGCCTCAGGTTACAAGACTATGCAGGGAGGCAGAAGAGTCTATAGTAGCAGGAAGGTGGCTGGATTTGGCAACGTTGATGGTAACTTCAGCTGACTTGGTTTCATCCAAGATCTCTGACAAGG ATCTTGAGTGTACCTACACCATAATTTGCAGCCTTGTCAAGAATGTGAGCAGCCCTGAGGAAGTCCTTGAAATGGTGAAAGTGATCGCTTCTAAGGTTGTTCAACAGCCGAATGACAAAGCTTCATTGCGTTTGAAAAT TCTCTTCAATCTATATAACCTGCTGGACCACCCAAATGCTCGTTTCCAAGTATACATGAAAGCTCTGGAACTGGCTGTTAGCGGGAAGGTGGCAGATGATATAGTGCCTTCCTTTAAGAAGGTTGACAGCTTCTTGAAAGAGTGGAATATTGACATCAAAGATCAGAGGGAACTGTTTCTTGCCATTGCTAATGTGCTTAGAGAAAATAAAAG TTTGGCGAAAGAATCGCTTCAGTTTGTGACAAGATACTTGGCGACTTTCTCAAATGAGGATGCCCAGGTCCTGAGTGAAGCCAAAGACGAAGCTGTACGAGCAGCTATTGATTTTATCAAGGCTCCCAGTATATTTCAG TGTGATTTATTAGACATGCCAGCCGTCGCACAACTGGAGAAGGATCCTAACAGTGCACTAGTTTACCAGCTACTTAAGATCTTTATTACTCAGAGGCTGGACGCATACATGGAATTCCAAAATGCAAATTCAGAATTTCTGCAAACCTATG TTCTTGTTGAGGAAGACTGTGTAGCGAAGATGAGATTGTTGTCACTGGTGGACTTGGCATCAGATGAATCTGGCAAAATACCATATGCCTCTATCAAGAACATTCTACAG GTAAATGACGAGGAGGTTGAGTTGTGGGTGGTTAAGGCAATATCTGCGAAACTGGTTGATTGTAAGATGGATCAGATGAACCAATTTGTAATCGTCAG TCGCTGTGTAGAGAGTGAATTTGGACAAACGCAATGGCAATCTCTTAGAACAAAGCTTGCAGCTTGGCGG GACAATGTTGCGACTCAGGGAATAATGGCGAGTGTTCCGATGGATATCGTCAACGATGTATTCCTCCGTCTTCCGGCTTCTACGCTGGTACGATGTCGCGTCCTCTCGAAGCCTTGGTTCTCTCTTATAGACAGTTCTGACTTCCTAGCGTCGCATCTCAAGCGCACGCTCGAAACCGAAGAGCACCTCATGATCCTGCTGCAATCTCATCGCCTTCTACGTACAGTGTACCTCGACGGGCCGGATAAACTATCAGACGTCGACCATCCTTTGCAAACCGGTAATTTAACGAaggttttcggttcggttaacGGTGTGATCGGTTTAACGAACTCTCCCGTCGTCTTAGCGCTTTTTAATCCGTCAACCCGGACAATCCACCGGTTACCGATTGAGCCTATTGATTTCTCGGAACGTTCCATCACACGCGAGTATGTGTTTTACGGATTAGGTTACGATTCGGTGAGCGACGATTACAAAGTTGTGAGGATGGTTCAGTCTAAGCATAAAGGCTATGAAGGTTATCCTCTCCAAATGGAAGGTTATCCTCTCCAAATGGAAGGTTATCCTGTCGAAACCAAAGTTTTCAGCTTAAAGAGTAATTCGTGGAAGAGAATCCATCTTCGTTTTGAGCCTCAAATTCCTTTCATGTTCTTGTATTACCATGTGCTGTATCGTCGTGGGAATGGTGTTCTTGCTAGCAATAGTCTTCACTGGGTCTTGCCTGGAAACCCTCTCGCCCTCAGCAAGATAATCAGATTTGATCTTGCCACTGATGATCTTAGTGTCCTCAGTGGCCCACTGGAGCTTTGCCATGAAGTTATGAATTTAGGTGTGTTAGACGGCTGCCTTTGTTTGATTTGTCACGACTACCACAACATCAGGAATGGCCATGTGGATGTTTGGATTTTGAGGGAATACGGAGGATCTTGGAGTAAATTCATTACTGTGCCGAAACCAGAGACTGTGGTGTCGTTTAAGTTTGTGAGACCTTTGATTTATTCCAAGGACAGGAGCAAAATTCTCCTGGAGATAAACAGTGGGACGCTCATGTGGTTTGATTTGGTGGATAAGAGTTTTGAAACGCTTCAAATAAAGGGATATAAGGGTCCAAGTAACGCGGAGATCCTTGTGAGCAGCCTTGTTTTGGGATGTAAAGGTGTTTCTGGCAGAGCTCCAGAGAAGAGAATGTTGCAAAAGGGTAACAAAAGTTGGTATGCTCATCTTTGTAGCCTTGTTTTGGGGTGTAGAGGTGATCCTCGAGAAAAGGAAATAATGGTGAAGGGTAACAAAAG
- the LOC108868761 gene encoding eukaryotic translation initiation factor 3 subunit M isoform X5 translates to MTTVVPTSEEDPSLAIVRFTSQLAWVDAGPEAAEPQVTRLCREAEESIVAGRWLDLATLMVTSADLVSSKISDKDLECTYTIICSLVKNVSSPEEVLEMVKVIASKVVQQPNDKASLRLKILFNLYNLLDHPNARFQVYMKALELAVSGKVADDIVPSFKKVDSFLKEWNIDIKDQRELFLAIANVLRENKSLAKESLQFVTRYLATFSNEDAQVLSEAKDEAVRAAIDFIKAPSIFQCDLLDMPAVAQLEKDPNSALVYQLLKIFITQRLDAYMEFQNANSEFLQTYVLVEEDCVAKMRLLSLVDLASDESGKIPYASIKNILQVNDEEVELWVVKAISAKLVDCKMDQMNQFVIVSRCVESEFGQTQWQSLRTKLAAWRDNVATQGIMASVPMDIVNDGEYADGYRQRCLPPSPRFYAGPMSPPLEALLLSDRQS, encoded by the exons ATGACGACAGTTGTTCCCACCTCTGAAGAGGATCCTTCGCTCGCGATCGTCCGTTTCACTTCCCAGCTTGCCTGGGTCGACGCTGGTCCCGAG GCTGCAGAGCCTCAGGTTACAAGACTATGCAGGGAGGCAGAAGAGTCTATAGTAGCAGGAAGGTGGCTGGATTTGGCAACGTTGATGGTAACTTCAGCTGACTTGGTTTCATCCAAGATCTCTGACAAGG ATCTTGAGTGTACCTACACCATAATTTGCAGCCTTGTCAAGAATGTGAGCAGCCCTGAGGAAGTCCTTGAAATGGTGAAAGTGATCGCTTCTAAGGTTGTTCAACAGCCGAATGACAAAGCTTCATTGCGTTTGAAAAT TCTCTTCAATCTATATAACCTGCTGGACCACCCAAATGCTCGTTTCCAAGTATACATGAAAGCTCTGGAACTGGCTGTTAGCGGGAAGGTGGCAGATGATATAGTGCCTTCCTTTAAGAAGGTTGACAGCTTCTTGAAAGAGTGGAATATTGACATCAAAGATCAGAGGGAACTGTTTCTTGCCATTGCTAATGTGCTTAGAGAAAATAAAAG TTTGGCGAAAGAATCGCTTCAGTTTGTGACAAGATACTTGGCGACTTTCTCAAATGAGGATGCCCAGGTCCTGAGTGAAGCCAAAGACGAAGCTGTACGAGCAGCTATTGATTTTATCAAGGCTCCCAGTATATTTCAG TGTGATTTATTAGACATGCCAGCCGTCGCACAACTGGAGAAGGATCCTAACAGTGCACTAGTTTACCAGCTACTTAAGATCTTTATTACTCAGAGGCTGGACGCATACATGGAATTCCAAAATGCAAATTCAGAATTTCTGCAAACCTATG TTCTTGTTGAGGAAGACTGTGTAGCGAAGATGAGATTGTTGTCACTGGTGGACTTGGCATCAGATGAATCTGGCAAAATACCATATGCCTCTATCAAGAACATTCTACAG GTAAATGACGAGGAGGTTGAGTTGTGGGTGGTTAAGGCAATATCTGCGAAACTGGTTGATTGTAAGATGGATCAGATGAACCAATTTGTAATCGTCAG TCGCTGTGTAGAGAGTGAATTTGGACAAACGCAATGGCAATCTCTTAGAACAAAGCTTGCAGCTTGGCGG GACAATGTTGCGACTCAGGGAATAATGGCGAGTGTTCCGATGGATATCGTCAACGAT
- the LOC108868761 gene encoding uncharacterized protein LOC108868761 isoform X3: protein MTTVVPTSEEDPSLAIVRFTSQLAWVDAGPEAAEPQVTRLCREAEESIVAGRWLDLATLMVTSADLVSSKISDKDLECTYTIICSLVKNVSSPEEVLEMVKVIASKVVQQPNDKASLRLKILFNLYNLLDHPNARFQVYMKALELAVSGKVADDIVPSFKKVDSFLKEWNIDIKDQRELFLAIANVLRENKSLAKESLQFVTRYLATFSNEDAQVLSEAKDEAVRAAIDFIKAPSIFQCDLLDMPAVAQLEKDPNSALVYQLLKIFITQRLDAYMEFQNANSEFLQTYVLVEEDCVAKMRLLSLVDLASDESGKIPYASIKNILQVNDEEVELWVVKAISAKLVDCKMDQMNQFVIVSRCVESEFGQTQWQSLRTKLAAWRDNVATQGIMASVPMDIVNDVFLRLPASTLVRCRVLSKPWFSLIDSSDFLASHLKRTLETEEHLMILLQSHRLLRTVYLDGPDKLSDVDHPLQTGNLTKVFGSVNGVIGLTNSPVVLALFNPSTRTIHRLPIEPIDFSERSITREYVFYGLGYDSVSDDYKVVRMVQSKHKGYEGYPLQMEGYPLQMEGYPVETKVFSLKSNSWKRIHLRFEPQIPFMFLYYHVLYRRGNGVLASNSLHWVLPGNPLALSKIIRFDLATDDLSVLSGPLELCHEVMNLGVLDGCLCLICHDYHNIRNGHVDVWILREYGGSWSKFITVPKPETVVSFKFVRPLIYSKDRSKILLEINSGTLMWFDLVDKSFETLQIKGYKGPSNAEILVSSLVLGCKGVSGRAPEKRMLQKGNKSWYAHLCSLVLGCRGDPREKEIMVKGNKRRDDFLSKGFKLKL from the exons ATGACGACAGTTGTTCCCACCTCTGAAGAGGATCCTTCGCTCGCGATCGTCCGTTTCACTTCCCAGCTTGCCTGGGTCGACGCTGGTCCCGAG GCTGCAGAGCCTCAGGTTACAAGACTATGCAGGGAGGCAGAAGAGTCTATAGTAGCAGGAAGGTGGCTGGATTTGGCAACGTTGATGGTAACTTCAGCTGACTTGGTTTCATCCAAGATCTCTGACAAGG ATCTTGAGTGTACCTACACCATAATTTGCAGCCTTGTCAAGAATGTGAGCAGCCCTGAGGAAGTCCTTGAAATGGTGAAAGTGATCGCTTCTAAGGTTGTTCAACAGCCGAATGACAAAGCTTCATTGCGTTTGAAAAT TCTCTTCAATCTATATAACCTGCTGGACCACCCAAATGCTCGTTTCCAAGTATACATGAAAGCTCTGGAACTGGCTGTTAGCGGGAAGGTGGCAGATGATATAGTGCCTTCCTTTAAGAAGGTTGACAGCTTCTTGAAAGAGTGGAATATTGACATCAAAGATCAGAGGGAACTGTTTCTTGCCATTGCTAATGTGCTTAGAGAAAATAAAAG TTTGGCGAAAGAATCGCTTCAGTTTGTGACAAGATACTTGGCGACTTTCTCAAATGAGGATGCCCAGGTCCTGAGTGAAGCCAAAGACGAAGCTGTACGAGCAGCTATTGATTTTATCAAGGCTCCCAGTATATTTCAG TGTGATTTATTAGACATGCCAGCCGTCGCACAACTGGAGAAGGATCCTAACAGTGCACTAGTTTACCAGCTACTTAAGATCTTTATTACTCAGAGGCTGGACGCATACATGGAATTCCAAAATGCAAATTCAGAATTTCTGCAAACCTATG TTCTTGTTGAGGAAGACTGTGTAGCGAAGATGAGATTGTTGTCACTGGTGGACTTGGCATCAGATGAATCTGGCAAAATACCATATGCCTCTATCAAGAACATTCTACAG GTAAATGACGAGGAGGTTGAGTTGTGGGTGGTTAAGGCAATATCTGCGAAACTGGTTGATTGTAAGATGGATCAGATGAACCAATTTGTAATCGTCAG TCGCTGTGTAGAGAGTGAATTTGGACAAACGCAATGGCAATCTCTTAGAACAAAGCTTGCAGCTTGGCGG GACAATGTTGCGACTCAGGGAATAATGGCGAGTGTTCCGATGGATATCGTCAACGATGTATTCCTCCGTCTTCCGGCTTCTACGCTGGTACGATGTCGCGTCCTCTCGAAGCCTTGGTTCTCTCTTATAGACAGTTCTGACTTCCTAGCGTCGCATCTCAAGCGCACGCTCGAAACCGAAGAGCACCTCATGATCCTGCTGCAATCTCATCGCCTTCTACGTACAGTGTACCTCGACGGGCCGGATAAACTATCAGACGTCGACCATCCTTTGCAAACCGGTAATTTAACGAaggttttcggttcggttaacGGTGTGATCGGTTTAACGAACTCTCCCGTCGTCTTAGCGCTTTTTAATCCGTCAACCCGGACAATCCACCGGTTACCGATTGAGCCTATTGATTTCTCGGAACGTTCCATCACACGCGAGTATGTGTTTTACGGATTAGGTTACGATTCGGTGAGCGACGATTACAAAGTTGTGAGGATGGTTCAGTCTAAGCATAAAGGCTATGAAGGTTATCCTCTCCAAATGGAAGGTTATCCTCTCCAAATGGAAGGTTATCCTGTCGAAACCAAAGTTTTCAGCTTAAAGAGTAATTCGTGGAAGAGAATCCATCTTCGTTTTGAGCCTCAAATTCCTTTCATGTTCTTGTATTACCATGTGCTGTATCGTCGTGGGAATGGTGTTCTTGCTAGCAATAGTCTTCACTGGGTCTTGCCTGGAAACCCTCTCGCCCTCAGCAAGATAATCAGATTTGATCTTGCCACTGATGATCTTAGTGTCCTCAGTGGCCCACTGGAGCTTTGCCATGAAGTTATGAATTTAGGTGTGTTAGACGGCTGCCTTTGTTTGATTTGTCACGACTACCACAACATCAGGAATGGCCATGTGGATGTTTGGATTTTGAGGGAATACGGAGGATCTTGGAGTAAATTCATTACTGTGCCGAAACCAGAGACTGTGGTGTCGTTTAAGTTTGTGAGACCTTTGATTTATTCCAAGGACAGGAGCAAAATTCTCCTGGAGATAAACAGTGGGACGCTCATGTGGTTTGATTTGGTGGATAAGAGTTTTGAAACGCTTCAAATAAAGGGATATAAGGGTCCAAGTAACGCGGAGATCCTTGTGAGCAGCCTTGTTTTGGGATGTAAAGGTGTTTCTGGCAGAGCTCCAGAGAAGAGAATGTTGCAAAAGGGTAACAAAAGTTGGTATGCTCATCTTTGTAGCCTTGTTTTGGGGTGTAGAGGTGATCCTCGAGAAAAGGAAATAATGGTGAAGGGTAACAAAAG